The following are from one region of the Knoellia sp. p5-6-4 genome:
- the nifJ gene encoding pyruvate:ferredoxin (flavodoxin) oxidoreductase: MRVTVDGNEAAVSVAYRLNELCAIYPITPSSPMAELADEWASRDRPNVWGSVPTVMEMQSEGGAAGALHGALQGGALSTTFTASQGLLLMVPNMYKIAGELTSTVFHVAARSLAAQGLSIFGDHSDVMAVRQTGFALLSSASVQEAHDLALVAQAATLRSRVPFVHFFDGFRTSHELNTIELLGDDVLRALVPEDLVRRHRSRALTPERPFIRGTAQNPDVYFQARETVNPYYARTPAIVQAAMDELAEHCGRAYRLVEYAGHPEAERVVVVMGSGAQTARETVAHLVESGERVGIVQVRLYRPFPAAELVAALPPTASRVAVLDRTKEPGAGGEPLFLDVVAALTEASRHGDGGRLPLVVGGRYGLSSKEFTPGMVAGVFEELGRPDPRARFTVGIVDDVSGTSLTYDLDLDIEDPATVRAVFFGLGSDGTVGANKNTIKILGADPAIYAQGYFVYDSKKSGGQTVSHLRFGPHPVRAPYLVHRAGFVGCHHLGLLEKVDVLARAADGATLLLNAPQPPDLVWDALPRTVQQQVIAKGLRLFAIDADKVARDCGLPGRTNTVLQTCFFAISGVLPRERAIEQVKGAIRRTYWKRGSEVVRRNEEAVDAAVAALNEVTVPAATTSVREPLPPVPPTAPAFVRQVTAAMMAGRGDELPVSALPVDGTFPSGTTAYEKRRISDLVAEWDPSTCIQCGTCSFVCPHSVIRSKYFDEGELADAPTGFRSMPLDAVGLPTTRYALQVYVEDCTGCGLCVEACPVSPVTDASRKAINLAPVDEQVEREQPNIAFFETLPTADRSRVDFGTVRGTQFLQPLFEFSGACAGCGETPYLKLLTQLFGERLTVANATGCSSIYGGNLPTTPWTKNAEGRGPAWSNSLFEDNAEFGLGLRLAADLHTRLARERLTELRPQVGTELADAILDAPQVREFELAAQRERVAELNRRLSSLEGSAVEDLRSVSDHLLRRSVWIVGGDGWAYDIGSGGLDHVLASGRDVNVLVLDTEVYSNTGGQSSKATPLGAVAKFAAAGKTMAKKDLALQAIAYGNVYVARVAMGADAQQTLTAFREAEAFDGPSLIIAYSHCIAHGIEMKDGLDQQYRAVASGHWPLVRYDPVARAGGRNPFMLDSPRPRIPLEDYIYRELRYRMLRNADPVEAERLLALAQEAVDQRWATYEEMATRSASQFTADARRSS; this comes from the coding sequence ATGCGCGTGACGGTCGACGGCAACGAGGCCGCCGTGAGCGTGGCCTACCGGCTGAACGAGCTGTGCGCGATCTACCCGATCACCCCGTCCTCCCCGATGGCCGAGCTCGCCGACGAGTGGGCCTCCCGCGACCGCCCCAACGTCTGGGGCTCGGTGCCCACGGTCATGGAGATGCAGAGCGAGGGCGGGGCGGCGGGGGCCCTGCACGGCGCCCTGCAGGGTGGAGCATTGAGCACCACGTTCACCGCGTCACAGGGTCTGCTGCTCATGGTGCCCAACATGTACAAGATCGCCGGTGAGCTCACCTCCACCGTCTTCCATGTCGCTGCGAGATCTCTTGCCGCGCAGGGGCTTTCGATCTTCGGTGACCACTCCGACGTCATGGCCGTGAGGCAGACCGGCTTCGCCCTGCTGTCGTCGGCCTCGGTGCAGGAGGCGCACGACCTCGCGCTGGTGGCCCAGGCCGCGACGCTGCGCTCGCGGGTGCCCTTCGTGCACTTCTTCGACGGCTTCCGCACCTCGCACGAGCTCAACACCATCGAGCTGCTCGGTGACGACGTGCTGCGCGCCCTGGTGCCGGAGGACCTCGTGCGCCGGCACCGGTCGAGGGCGCTGACTCCCGAGCGGCCGTTCATCCGCGGCACGGCCCAGAACCCCGACGTCTACTTCCAGGCCCGCGAGACGGTGAACCCCTACTACGCGCGCACCCCCGCCATCGTGCAGGCTGCCATGGACGAGCTCGCCGAGCACTGCGGCCGGGCCTACCGGCTGGTGGAGTATGCCGGGCACCCCGAGGCCGAGCGCGTGGTCGTGGTCATGGGCTCCGGCGCCCAGACCGCCCGCGAGACGGTGGCACATCTCGTCGAGTCAGGGGAGCGGGTCGGCATCGTCCAGGTCCGCCTCTACCGGCCCTTCCCGGCCGCCGAGCTCGTCGCAGCACTACCGCCGACCGCGTCGCGGGTGGCCGTCCTCGACCGCACCAAGGAGCCGGGCGCCGGGGGCGAACCGCTCTTCCTCGACGTGGTGGCCGCACTCACCGAGGCGAGCCGGCACGGCGACGGGGGACGCCTGCCCCTGGTGGTCGGCGGACGCTACGGCCTGTCGTCCAAGGAGTTCACCCCGGGCATGGTGGCCGGGGTCTTCGAGGAGCTGGGCCGGCCGGACCCCCGAGCGCGGTTCACGGTCGGCATCGTCGACGACGTCAGCGGCACCAGCCTCACCTACGACCTCGACCTCGACATCGAGGACCCGGCGACGGTGCGAGCGGTCTTCTTCGGGCTCGGTTCCGACGGCACGGTCGGGGCCAACAAGAACACCATCAAGATCCTCGGCGCGGACCCGGCGATCTACGCGCAGGGCTACTTCGTCTACGACTCCAAGAAGTCCGGCGGCCAGACCGTCTCGCACCTGCGGTTCGGTCCCCACCCCGTGCGCGCGCCCTACCTCGTGCACCGGGCCGGCTTCGTCGGCTGCCACCACCTCGGCCTGCTCGAGAAGGTCGACGTGCTGGCTCGGGCGGCCGACGGCGCGACCCTGCTCCTGAACGCCCCGCAGCCGCCCGACCTGGTGTGGGACGCCCTTCCGCGCACGGTGCAGCAGCAGGTGATCGCCAAGGGACTGCGGCTGTTCGCCATCGACGCCGACAAGGTGGCCCGCGACTGCGGCCTGCCGGGGCGGACCAACACGGTGCTCCAGACCTGCTTCTTCGCGATCTCCGGGGTGCTGCCGCGCGAGCGCGCCATCGAGCAGGTCAAGGGCGCCATCCGCAGGACGTACTGGAAGCGGGGGAGCGAGGTCGTCCGGCGCAACGAGGAGGCGGTGGACGCGGCTGTGGCGGCCCTGAACGAGGTGACGGTGCCCGCCGCCACGACCTCGGTCCGTGAGCCCTTGCCCCCGGTGCCCCCGACCGCCCCGGCCTTCGTGCGGCAGGTGACGGCGGCCATGATGGCCGGGCGCGGCGACGAGCTGCCGGTGAGCGCGCTCCCGGTGGACGGCACCTTCCCCAGCGGCACCACGGCATACGAGAAGCGACGTATCTCGGACCTGGTCGCCGAGTGGGACCCGTCCACCTGCATCCAGTGCGGCACGTGCAGCTTCGTCTGCCCGCACAGCGTGATCCGCTCGAAGTACTTCGACGAGGGTGAGCTCGCCGACGCCCCAACGGGTTTCCGGAGCATGCCGCTCGACGCTGTCGGCCTGCCGACGACCCGCTACGCCCTGCAGGTCTACGTCGAGGACTGCACGGGCTGCGGCCTCTGCGTCGAGGCGTGCCCGGTGAGCCCCGTGACCGACGCCAGCCGCAAGGCCATCAACCTCGCACCGGTGGACGAGCAGGTCGAACGCGAGCAGCCCAACATCGCGTTCTTCGAGACCCTGCCCACGGCCGACCGCTCGCGCGTCGACTTCGGCACGGTGCGTGGCACCCAGTTCCTCCAGCCGCTCTTCGAGTTCTCCGGCGCGTGCGCGGGATGCGGGGAGACGCCCTACCTGAAGCTGCTGACCCAGCTGTTCGGCGAGCGGCTCACCGTCGCGAATGCCACCGGGTGCTCCTCGATCTACGGCGGCAACCTGCCGACGACACCGTGGACGAAGAACGCTGAGGGGCGCGGCCCGGCCTGGTCGAACTCGCTCTTCGAGGACAACGCCGAGTTCGGCCTCGGCCTGCGCCTGGCCGCCGACCTGCACACGAGGCTGGCGCGCGAGCGGCTCACCGAGCTGCGCCCGCAGGTCGGGACCGAGCTTGCCGACGCGATCCTCGACGCTCCCCAGGTGCGCGAGTTCGAGCTGGCCGCGCAGCGCGAGCGGGTCGCCGAGCTGAACCGCCGGCTGAGCTCGCTGGAGGGGTCGGCCGTCGAGGACCTGCGCAGCGTCTCGGACCACCTGCTGCGTCGCAGCGTGTGGATCGTGGGGGGCGACGGGTGGGCCTACGACATCGGCTCCGGGGGGCTCGACCACGTCCTGGCCAGCGGTCGCGACGTGAACGTCCTGGTCCTCGACACCGAGGTCTACTCCAACACCGGCGGCCAGTCGTCCAAGGCGACGCCGCTCGGCGCCGTAGCCAAGTTCGCCGCTGCCGGAAAGACGATGGCGAAGAAGGACCTCGCCCTCCAGGCGATCGCCTACGGCAACGTCTACGTCGCGCGGGTCGCCATGGGCGCCGACGCGCAGCAGACCCTCACCGCCTTCCGGGAGGCCGAGGCCTTCGACGGTCCGTCGCTGATCATCGCCTACAGCCACTGCATCGCCCACGGCATCGAGATGAAGGACGGCCTCGACCAGCAGTACCGGGCCGTCGCGAGCGGCCACTGGCCGCTGGTGCGCTACGACCCCGTGGCCCGCGCGGGCGGTCGCAACCCGTTCATGCTCGACTCGCCGCGGCCGCGGATCCCGCTGGAGGACTACATCTACCGAGAGCTGCGCTACCGCATGCTGCGCAACGCCGACCCGGTGGAGGCAGAGCGGCTGCTCGCGCTGGCGCAGGAGGCGGTCGACCAGCGCTGGGCCACCTACGAGGAGATGGCGACGCGCAGCGCCAGCCAGTTCACCGCCGACGCGCGAAGGAGCTCGTGA